A single region of the Ziziphus jujuba cultivar Dongzao chromosome 10, ASM3175591v1 genome encodes:
- the LOC125421000 gene encoding uncharacterized protein LOC125421000 translates to MGGKINSSVNRERRPLVFRLHGQNYHKIESLFLPEGSPPKFAQLYIYDTENEVSNGIQAVSQNLDIKKLHTEVVHNLKMMLDQHNVLVKLFRMIEKILRSSVKSLRDFLMMHLSGTIDVSCHQNNLIQNELRYDRIALAEDHNKFVLNLTTEQKSVYETIMGAVEDVKSDIFFVYGYGGTGKTFIWKTLSVALRSKGKIVLTIALSGIASLLLSGDRTTHSRQILPVILKGIRQDIVLATLNSSYLWKYCKVLKLTKNMRLQSIDSDIDKDELKAFSEWISCIGDGTIGSPNDGHVMINRPDDLLINDTEDSVASVVNSTSDLNIDLIGDLHISKFLNAIKCSEVPNHHLKLMVGFPIILLRNVDHYSGLCNGTRLVITRLGNNVLEGKVISESNAGFKVFYSKNDFNFIGPKVAF, encoded by the exons aTGGGAGGAAAGATCAATTCAAGTGTAAATCGTGAAAGAAGGCCTCTTGTATTTAGGTTACATGGTCAAAATTACCACAAGATTGAAAGTTTATTTCTGCCAGAAGGTTCACCGCCAAAGTTTgctcaattatatatttatgacaCTGAAAATGAAGTGTCAAATGGAATACAAGCTGTCAG CCAAAATCTCGACATCAAGAAACTGCACACTGAGGTTGTTCATAACTTGAAGATGATGCTTGATCAACATAATGTTTTAGTTAAGTTATTTAGAATG ATTGAGAAGATCTTACGGAGCAGTGTAAAAAGTCTCCGTGACTTTCTAATGATGCATCTCTCTGGCACCATTGATGTTTCTTGCCACCAAAATAACCTTATCCAGAATGAGCTGCGCTATGATAGAATTGCTTTGGCTGAAGACCATAATAAGTTTGTATTAAATCTCACAACTGAACAAAAAAGTGTTTATGAAACAATTATGGGTGCTGTTGAAGATGTCAAATCCGATATATTCTTTGTGTATGGATATGGAGGTACTGGAAAAACTTTTATCTGGAAAACTTTATCAGTAGCATTGAGATCGAAGGGCAAAATTGTGTTGACTATAGCATTGAGTGGTATAGCATCTCTTCTTTTATCAGGAGATAGGACAACACATTCAAG ACAAATTTTACCTGTTATCCTAAAAGGAATTAGGCAAGACATTGTTCTCGCAACTTTAAACTCATCATATTTATGGAAATATTGTAAAGTTTTGAAGTTGACAAAAAACATGAGACTTCAAAGTATTGACTCAGACATTGATAAGGATGAATTGAAGGCTTTTTCAGAATGGATATCATGTATTGGAGATGGAACAATTGGCAGTCCGAATGATGGTCATGTAATGATTAATAGACCTGATGATCTTTTGATAAATGATACAGAAGATTCAGTTGCATCTGTTGTAAATAGCAC ATCTGATTTGAACATTGATCTTATAGGAGATCTTCATATATCTAAATTTTTGAATGCTATAAAATGCTCTGAGGTGCCTAATcatcatttgaaattgatggtcgGTTTCCCCATTATACTATTAAGAAATGTTGATCATTATTCGGGGTTGTGCAATGGGACTAGATTGGTTATTACAAGGCTTGGCAATAATGTTCTCGAAGGAAAAGTTATTTCAGAAAGCAATGCCGGGTTTAAGGTTTTTTATTCCAAGAATGACTTTAACTTCATTGGACCCAAGGTTGCCTTTTAA